The Puntigrus tetrazona isolate hp1 chromosome 3, ASM1883169v1, whole genome shotgun sequence genome contains a region encoding:
- the LOC122341349 gene encoding LOW QUALITY PROTEIN: transmembrane protease serine 9-like (The sequence of the model RefSeq protein was modified relative to this genomic sequence to represent the inferred CDS: inserted 1 base in 1 codon), whose protein sequence is MKLITALSAAGTILLNIAGTLCQLDVCGQAPLNTKIVGGEDATAGSWPWQVSIQSPVYGGHFCGGSLINKDWVLSAAHCFQTPLSTIRIYLGRQSQSGSNPNEVLRTARTVVNHPDYSDSTHDNDLALLQLSSSVTFSDYIRPICLAAAGSKFAAGTNTWVTGWGALQSGGSAPDILQEVLIPVVSNSDCNNAYGGAITNNMMCAGLLNQGGKDSCQGDSGGPLVIRNSSLWIQPGVVSFGIGCADPKYPGVYARVSQYQDWITSTIGSNPPGFVQFNNNGFRSSPNLLLFLVSLTSSIIPFIFSLYLSTCSLCQLNVCGQAPLNTKIVGGQAAVQGSWPWQASLHRITTGSHFCGGSLINKDWVLSAAHCFQSTASSNVKIYLGRQLQSGSNPNEISRTVIQLIIHPSYSTASQNNDIALLQLSSSVTFTDYIKPVCLAAXGSVLGGGTKSWITGWGKLNSADTQIPNILQEVQIPIVSNSVCNNDYGGIITSNMVCAGLSEGGKDSCQGDSGGPMVNKNNSQWIQSGIVSFGRDCGLPNYPGVYTRVSQYQSWISSQISSNLPGFVSFTSNDSSSGSPSLLLFSLSLTSTIIPLIFSLFVFS, encoded by the exons ATGAAGTTAATTACAGCTTTGAGTGCTGCTGGAACCATACTTCTCAACATAGCAG GAACTCTCTGCCAGCTAGATG TGTGTGGTCAAGCCCCCCTAAACACCAAAATTGTTGGAGGGGAAGATGCAACGGCAGGGTCTTGGCCGTGGCAAGTCAGCATTCAAAGCCCTGTATATGGAGGCCATTTCTGTGGAGGCAGTCTAATCAACAAAGACTGGGTTTTGTCTGCAGCTCACTGCTTCCAGAC TCCCTTGAGTACCATTCGGATCTACCTGGGACGCCAGAGCCAGTCGGGATCAAACCCTAATGAAGTTCTCAGGACAGCAAGGACAGTTGTCAACCATCCTGACTATTCCGATTCTACACACGACAACGACCTAGCACTACTTCAGCTCTCTTCTTCTGTGACCTTCTCTGATTACATTAGGCCGATCTGTCTGGCGGCTGCTGGGAGTAAATTCGCCGCAGGTACAAACACCTGGGTCACCGGCTGGGGAGCACTACAGTCAGGAG GTTCGGCTCCTGACATACTGCAGGAGGTGTTGATCCCGGTTGTGAGCAACAGTGACTGTAATAATGCTTACGGAGGGGCCATCACTAACAATATGATGTGTGCCGGACTGTTGAATCAGGGAGGAAAAGATTCATGTCAG GGCGACTCTGGAGGTCCGTTGGTGATTAGAAACAGCTCTCTGTGGATTCAGCCCGGTGTTGTGAGTTTTGGTATTGGATGTGCTGACCCCAAATATCCTGGTGTGTACGCCAGAGTCTCTCAGTACCAGGACTGGATCACCTCTACCATAGGCAGCAACCCTCCTGGATTTGTTCAATTCAACAACAACGGGTTCAGAAGCTCACCCAACCtccttttatttttggtttctctCACTTCCTCCATCATTCCTTTCATATTCTCCCTATATCTCTCTACAT gcTCACTTTGTCAGTTAAATG TGTGCGGTCAGGCTCCTCTCAATACAAAGATTGTCGGAGGACAAGCTGCAGTTCAGGGGTCTTGGCCCTGGCAAGCAAGCCTTCATAGAATTACGACAGGAAGTCACTTCTGTGGTGGGAGTCTAATCAATAAAGACTGGGTTCTGTCTGCTGCTCACTGCTTCCAGAG TACCGCCTCATCTAATGTAAAAATCTACCTGGGCCGTCAACTCCAATCAGGCTCGAACCCGAATGAGATCTCCAGGACAGTGATTCAGCTCATCATCCATCCCAGCTATAGCACAGCTTCTCAAAACAACGACATAGCGCTGCTGCAGCTCTCTTCTTCTGTGACGTTCACTGACTACATTAAGCCGGTTTGTCTGGCGG GCGGGAGTGTATTAGGTGGAGGTACTAAGAGTTGGATCACCGGATGGGGCAAACTCAATTCTGCAG ACACCCAGATTCCAAACATACTGCAGGAAGTGCAGATACCAATCGTAAGCAACAGTGTTTGTAATAACGATTATGGAGGAATCATTACAAGCAACATGGTATGCGCTGGACTCAGTGAAGGGGGAAAAGATTCATGTCAG GGAGACTCTGGAGGTCCAATGGTAAATAAGAACAATTCTCAGTGGATTCAGTCTGGCATTGTGAGTTTTGGTCGAGACTGTGGACTACCCAATTACCCTGGTGTTTACACCAGAGTGTCTCAATACCAGTCTTGGATCAGCTCCCAAATAAGCAGCAATCTACCAGGATTCGTCTCTTTCACCTCCAATGATTCCAGCTCAGGCTCACCCAGTCTCCTCTTATTTTCACTTTCTCTCACATCCACCATCATTCCTCTGATTTTCtccttatttgtattttcttaa
- the LOC122340007 gene encoding trypsin II-P29-like translates to MKFITALSAAGTILLNIAGSLCQLDVCGQAPLNSKIVGGQAAAAGSWPWQANLLITCDGGQCLCGGSLINKDWVLSAAHCFQGSLGTIRIYLGRQSQWGSNPNEVLRTARTVVNHPDYSDSTHDNDLALLQLSSSVTFSDYIRPICLAAAGSNFAAGTNSWVTGWGTLQSGGSIPNILQEVMIPVVSNSDCDDAYDSIKITSNMICAGLLNQGGKDSCQGDSGGPLVIRNGSLWIQPGVVSFGIGCADPKYPGVYARVSQYQDWITSTIGSNPPGFVQFNNNGFRSSPNLLLISVSLTSSIIPFACSLYLST, encoded by the exons ATGAAGTTTATTACAGCTTTGAGTGCTGCTGGAACCATACTTCTCAACATAGCAG GATCTCTCTGCCAGTTAGATG TGTGTGGTCAAGCCCCTCTTAACAGCAAGATTGTTGGAGGACAAGCCGCAGCGGCAGGGTCTTGGCCGTGGCAAGCCAACCTTCTTATCACCTGTGACGGGGGTCAGTGCTTGTGTGGTGGGAGTTTAATTAACAAAGACTGGGTTTTATCAGCAGCTCATTGCTTCCAGGG CTCTCTGGGTACCATTCGGATCTACCTGGGACGTCAGAGCCAGTGGGGATCAAACCCTAATGAAGTTCTCAGGACAGCAAGGACAGTTGTCAACCATCCTGACTATTCCGATTCTACACACGACAACGACCTAGCACTACTTCAGCTCTCTTCTTCTGTGACCTTCTCTGATTACATTAGGCCGATCTGTCTGGCGGCTGCTGGGAGTAATTTCGCCGCAGGTACAAACAGCTGGGTCACCGGCTGGGGAACACTACAGTCAGGAG GTTCGATTCCTAACATCCTGCAGGAGGTCATGATACCAGTTGTGAGCAACAGTGACTGTGATGATGCTTATGACtctattaaaatcacaagcaaTATGATTTGTGCTGGATTGTTAAATCAGGGAGGAAAAGATTCATGCCAg GGCGACTCTGGAGGTCCGTTGGTGATTAGAAACGGCTCTCTGTGGATTCAGCCCGGTGTTGTGAGTTTTGGTATTGGATGTGCTGACCCCAAATATCCTGGTGTGTACGCCAGAGTCTCTCAGTACCAGGACTGGATCACCTCTACCATAGGCAGCAACCCTCCTGGATTTGTTCAATTCAACAACAACGGGTTCAGAAGCTCACCCAACCTCCTTTTAATTTCGGTTTCTCTCACATCCTCCATCATTCCTTTTGCATGCTCCCTATATCTCTctacataa
- the LOC122341350 gene encoding trypsin-like — translation MVLRLAVCVAGVIMLNIAGSHCQLNVCGQAPLNPKIVGGQSAAEGSWPWQVSIHYVPNGGLICGGSLINKDWVLSAAQCFQELTTSTTAIYLGRHQLIGINPHEIFRNVSKIIIHPKYNPINLDNDIALVQLSSSVNFTDYIRPVCLAAAGSTFAANTDSWVTGWGKLNFGDTTIPNLLQEVKIAVVSNSDCKSAYGSLITDNMLCAGPTKGGKGFCQVRSQPVSETEAVRCSSRAHSGFSLAS, via the exons ATGGTGCTGCGTCTAGCCGTGTGTGTTGCAGGGGTCATCATGCTCAACATAGCAG GCTCACACTGCCAGTTAAATG TGTGTGGACAAGCCCCTCTTAACCCCAAGATTGTTGGAGGGCAAAGTGCAGCTGAGGGGTCTTGGCCGTGGCAAGTGAGCATTCATTATGTTCCAAATGGAGGTCTTATATGCGGAGGGAGCCTAATCAACAAAGACTGGGTTTTGTCTGCAGCTCAGTGCTTTCAGGA attaACCACATCGACCACAGCGATTTACCTGGGACGTCATCAGCTAATAGGCATAAACCCCCACGAGATATTCAGAAACGTGTCAAAAATCATCATCCATCCTAAATATAACCCTATTAATCTTGACAACGACATAGCGCTGGTCCAGCTCTCCTCTTCTGTGAATTTCACTGATTATATTAGGCCAGTCTGTCTGGCGGCTGCTGGCAGTACATTTGCTGCAAATACTGACAGCTGGGTCACTGGATGGGGAAAGCTCAATTTTGGAG ACACCACTATTCCAAACTTACTGCAGGAGGTGAAAATAGCAGTCGTCAGCAACAGCGATTGTAAATCTGCCTATGGAAGCTTAATTACAGACAACATGCTGTGTGCCGGACCAACCAAGGGTGGGAAAGGCTTTTGTCAGGTAAGAAGTCAGCCAGTGTCT GAGACGGAGGCGGTCCGTTGCTCATCAAGAGCTCACAGTGGATTCAGTCTGGCATCGTGA
- the LOC122339981 gene encoding GTPase IMAP family member 8-like isoform X1 encodes MASQEETKISTKRSSMSPPPNLSELRIWLLGEDCADKSSVGNLLLGRNEFGREASILLHPCAESGRGQIKDQSISVVITPNLFKRDVLADAITHELKKCEAMSAPGPHILLLILQPETSKEKVNYMSNTMNSWSKHTMNHTLVVVMEGEKKISTSKEEKLQHLFKEKCHKLNALLTDQHSLVTELFDKIMNLVKKNEWNSLIFEIYESPPEMPQKKKAMEKFAGFSSDFKHKIASIVQTSSQSTRNKERPVLNLVMFGSNRAQKTLAVNTILGLRESAELSESESHHKCVRRDGVICGHKVTLVEMPKLNKTSISQKEMLQESYNALSLCSFNINAFLLVLTVDSLTDDDKGEFKLMSEIFNTADEKFWNCLMIIFLYEGNREDMIANEFIQENKDIQTLLKKCGNKHYILSVKQRPDSAQLLEMLHMIYTVTCYSLETYQQAQMDDRLQLKAKNKQLEEEIRTLKMINEKDETERSNTNSMRILLIGKTGNGKSATGNTILKRKAFKSQASFKSVTSSCQKEVGFVDGHSVTVVDTPGLFDTQVSTEEVKQEIVKCISLLSPGPHVLLLVLRIGRFTPEEKETLNLIKETFGKNAGMFSIIIFSHGDQLQDQTIESCLEEADSDMKKLIRDCGGRYHVIDNTKPDNSKQITDLLEKINCMIEKNGGGCYTNEMFEESEGAIKLAMERILQKKKEEMERDNKRLCDKHALEMAEMKKRIAEQRELMERERKAKEEELQIKEEFLQNELKRRDEQEKKEKKERQEAEDLRRIEEEDTQALWKRKLHEIEEKRRRLEEQQQKRDQEYREKYERERTEMEEIHKKRLRREHEEEYQKRLKEERSEWALKEKMMVEEFEQEKRKREEKEHERIKNELKERERIEREYENSKIEMRKQREEWEKSWNEEWDKRVREEKERRDEEREKLRKLEEAFQRERKEEEEKRKREDKARREQEEKERKEMEEEYERKLKEMKRKFEDEARKQAEEFNDFREKYTKDFHVLMLKHNLEMQELKLKHERENQKECTLLSELSKQKVKSLNEKMEAMEEQHQREVDDLKKKSKCVIL; translated from the exons ATGGCGTCCCAAGAAG AAACGAAGATATCAACGAAAAGAAGCAGCATGAGTCCTCCTCCAAACT tgtctGAATTAAGGATTTGGTTGTTGGGAGAAGACTGTGCTGATAAGAGTTCAGTGGGAAACTTGCTCTTGGGAAGAAATGAATTTGGAAGAGAAGCTTCAATCCTACTTCATCCGTGTGCTGAATCAGGCAGAGGACAGATTAAGGATCAAAGCATATCTGTGGTCATCACACCAAATCTGTTTAAAAGAGATGTTCTTGCAGATGCAATTACTcatgaactaaaaaaatgtgAGGCCATGTCTGCTCCAGGTCCACACATACTTCTGCTAATTCTGCAACCAGAAACGTCCAAAGAGAAGGTGAACTATATGAGTAACACCATGAACTCCTGGTCAAAGCACACAATGAATCATACTCTGGTAGTGGTGATGGAGGGAGAGAAGAAAATCAGTACTTCTAAAGAGGAAAAgcttcaacatttatttaaagaaaaatgccaCAAATTAAACGCATTATTGACAGATCAACACAGTTTAGTCACTGAACTATTTGACAAAATCATGAACTTGGTGAAGAAGAATGAATGGAATTCTCTCATCTTTGAAATATATGAATCACCACCAGAGAtgccacaaaagaaaaaagccaTGGAGAAATTTGCAGGATTTT CATCAgactttaaacacaaaattgcATCAATTGTGCAAACATCGTCTCAGAGCacaagaaacaaagaaa GGCCTGTTCTCAATTTGGTGATGTTTGGAAGTAACAGAGCTCAGAAGACTTTAGCTGTGAACACAATACTGGGCCTCAGAGAGTCTGCAGAATTGTCTGAATCTGAAAGCCATCATAAATGTGTCAGGAGAGACGGTGTGATATGTGGACACAAGGTCACCCTGGTTGAGATGCCGAAGCTAAACAAAACATCTATTTCTCAGAAGGAAATGCTGCAAGAGTCTTACAATGCTCTGTCTTTATGTTCATTTAACATAAACGCATTTCTCCTGGTCCTCACTGTTGATTCTCTCACTGACGATGATAAAGGAGAATTTAAATTAATGAGTGAAATTTTCAACACAGCTGATGAGAAGTTCTGGAATTGTCTGATGATAATTTTCCTATATGAAGGGAACAGAGAGGACATGATTGCCAATGAATTCatacaagaaaacaaagacattcagACATTACTGAAGAAATGTGGGAACAAACATTACATACTCAGTGTTAAACAAAGACCTGATAGTGCACAGCTTTTAGAAATGCTTCATATGATTTATACAGTTACTTGTTACTCATTGGAAACATATCAGCAGGCTCAAATGGATGATAGACTTCAACTAAAggccaaaaataaacaattagaGGAAGAAATCAGAACGttgaaaatgattaatgaaAAAG ATGAGACTGAAAGATCAAATACAAACTCTATGAGGATTCTACTTATTGGAAAAACTGGAAATGGGAAAAGTGCCACAGGAAACACTATTCTCAAAAGAAAGGCATTTAAATCTCAAGCCAGTTTTAAATCAGTGACATCCTCTTGTCAGAAGGAGGTGGGGTTTGTTGATGGACATTCAGTCACTGTTGTTGATACACCAGGTCTGTTTGACACACAAGTCTCTACAGAAGAGGTAAAGCAAGAGATAGTGAAGTGCATCAGTCTCCTCTCTCCAGGACCTCATGTGCTCCTTCTGGTGCTTAGAATCGGAAGATTCACTcctgaagaaaaagaaactctGAACCTGATCAAGGAAACGTTTGGGAAGAACGCTGGAATGTTTAGCATCATAATATTCTCTCATGGTGATCAGCTGCAAGATCAGACAATTGAGAGCTGTCTGGAAGAGGCAGATTCAGATATGAAGAAGCTGATCAGAGATTGTGGAGGAAGATATCATGTGATTGACAATACAAAACCAGACAATTCTAAACAAATCACTGACTTGCTGGAAAAAATCAACTGTATGATTGAAAAGAATGGAGGAGGGTGTTACACCAATGAGATGTTTGAAGAATCAGAAGGTGCCATAAAACTAGCAATGGAaagaatattacagaaaaagaaagaagagatggaAAGAGATAACAAACGTTTATGTGACAAACATGCGTTGGAGATGGCAGAGATGAAGAAAAGAATAGCAGAACAAAGAGAGTTAATGGAAAGAGAAAGGAAGGCAAAGGAAGAAGAACTCCAAATCAAGGAAGAGTTCTTGCAAAATGAACTTAAGAGAAGGGATGAACAAGAaaagaaggagaagaaagaaagacaagaagCTGAAGACCTTAGAAGAATAGAAGAGGAGGATACACAGGCACTATGGAAAAGGAAACTACACGAAATAGAAGAGAAACGAAGAAGATTAGAAGAACAGCAACAGAAGAGAGACCAGGAATATAGAGAGaagtatgagagagagaggacagaaaTGGAGGAAATTCATAAAAAGAGACTGAGGAGAGAACATGAAGAAGAATACCAGAAAAGACTTAAAGAGGAGAGGAGTGAATGGGCACTGAAAGAAAAGATGATGGTTGAAGAATTtgaacaagaaaaaagaaaaagagaagaaaaagaacatgAAAGGATTAAGAATGAgcttaaagaaagagagagaatagagagaGAGTATGAGAACAGTAAAATAGAGAtgagaaaacagagagaagaatGGGAAAAATCATGGAATGAAGAATGGGATAAAAGAGTGagagaagagaaggagagaagggatgaagagagagagaaactgagaAAGCTTGAAGAAGCATTTCAGCGAGAGCgtaaagaggaggaggagaagaggaagagagaagatAAAGCCCGACGAGAACAGGAGGAGAAAGAACGAAAAGAAATGGAGGAAGAATATGAAaggaaattaaaagaaatgaagagaaAGTTTGAAGATGAGGCCAGAAAACAAGCAGAGGAATTCAATGATTTCAGAGAGAAATATACTAAAGACTTTCATGTTCTCATGTTAAAGCATAACTTAGAGATGCAAGAGCTAAAGCTAAAGCATGAAAGAGAGAATCAAAAAGAGTGCACCCTATTGAGTGAACTCTCAAAGCAAAAAGTGAAAAGTCTGAATGAAAAAATGGAAGCAATGGAAGAGCAACATCAAAGAGAGGTTGATGACCTGAAGAAGAAGTCCAAATGTGTCATACTGTAA
- the LOC122339981 gene encoding GTPase IMAP family member 8-like isoform X2 — translation MASQEVSELRIWLLGEDCADKSSVGNLLLGRNEFGREASILLHPCAESGRGQIKDQSISVVITPNLFKRDVLADAITHELKKCEAMSAPGPHILLLILQPETSKEKVNYMSNTMNSWSKHTMNHTLVVVMEGEKKISTSKEEKLQHLFKEKCHKLNALLTDQHSLVTELFDKIMNLVKKNEWNSLIFEIYESPPEMPQKKKAMEKFAGFSSDFKHKIASIVQTSSQSTRNKERPVLNLVMFGSNRAQKTLAVNTILGLRESAELSESESHHKCVRRDGVICGHKVTLVEMPKLNKTSISQKEMLQESYNALSLCSFNINAFLLVLTVDSLTDDDKGEFKLMSEIFNTADEKFWNCLMIIFLYEGNREDMIANEFIQENKDIQTLLKKCGNKHYILSVKQRPDSAQLLEMLHMIYTVTCYSLETYQQAQMDDRLQLKAKNKQLEEEIRTLKMINEKDETERSNTNSMRILLIGKTGNGKSATGNTILKRKAFKSQASFKSVTSSCQKEVGFVDGHSVTVVDTPGLFDTQVSTEEVKQEIVKCISLLSPGPHVLLLVLRIGRFTPEEKETLNLIKETFGKNAGMFSIIIFSHGDQLQDQTIESCLEEADSDMKKLIRDCGGRYHVIDNTKPDNSKQITDLLEKINCMIEKNGGGCYTNEMFEESEGAIKLAMERILQKKKEEMERDNKRLCDKHALEMAEMKKRIAEQRELMERERKAKEEELQIKEEFLQNELKRRDEQEKKEKKERQEAEDLRRIEEEDTQALWKRKLHEIEEKRRRLEEQQQKRDQEYREKYERERTEMEEIHKKRLRREHEEEYQKRLKEERSEWALKEKMMVEEFEQEKRKREEKEHERIKNELKERERIEREYENSKIEMRKQREEWEKSWNEEWDKRVREEKERRDEEREKLRKLEEAFQRERKEEEEKRKREDKARREQEEKERKEMEEEYERKLKEMKRKFEDEARKQAEEFNDFREKYTKDFHVLMLKHNLEMQELKLKHERENQKECTLLSELSKQKVKSLNEKMEAMEEQHQREVDDLKKKSKCVIL, via the exons ATGGCGTCCCAAGAAG tgtctGAATTAAGGATTTGGTTGTTGGGAGAAGACTGTGCTGATAAGAGTTCAGTGGGAAACTTGCTCTTGGGAAGAAATGAATTTGGAAGAGAAGCTTCAATCCTACTTCATCCGTGTGCTGAATCAGGCAGAGGACAGATTAAGGATCAAAGCATATCTGTGGTCATCACACCAAATCTGTTTAAAAGAGATGTTCTTGCAGATGCAATTACTcatgaactaaaaaaatgtgAGGCCATGTCTGCTCCAGGTCCACACATACTTCTGCTAATTCTGCAACCAGAAACGTCCAAAGAGAAGGTGAACTATATGAGTAACACCATGAACTCCTGGTCAAAGCACACAATGAATCATACTCTGGTAGTGGTGATGGAGGGAGAGAAGAAAATCAGTACTTCTAAAGAGGAAAAgcttcaacatttatttaaagaaaaatgccaCAAATTAAACGCATTATTGACAGATCAACACAGTTTAGTCACTGAACTATTTGACAAAATCATGAACTTGGTGAAGAAGAATGAATGGAATTCTCTCATCTTTGAAATATATGAATCACCACCAGAGAtgccacaaaagaaaaaagccaTGGAGAAATTTGCAGGATTTT CATCAgactttaaacacaaaattgcATCAATTGTGCAAACATCGTCTCAGAGCacaagaaacaaagaaa GGCCTGTTCTCAATTTGGTGATGTTTGGAAGTAACAGAGCTCAGAAGACTTTAGCTGTGAACACAATACTGGGCCTCAGAGAGTCTGCAGAATTGTCTGAATCTGAAAGCCATCATAAATGTGTCAGGAGAGACGGTGTGATATGTGGACACAAGGTCACCCTGGTTGAGATGCCGAAGCTAAACAAAACATCTATTTCTCAGAAGGAAATGCTGCAAGAGTCTTACAATGCTCTGTCTTTATGTTCATTTAACATAAACGCATTTCTCCTGGTCCTCACTGTTGATTCTCTCACTGACGATGATAAAGGAGAATTTAAATTAATGAGTGAAATTTTCAACACAGCTGATGAGAAGTTCTGGAATTGTCTGATGATAATTTTCCTATATGAAGGGAACAGAGAGGACATGATTGCCAATGAATTCatacaagaaaacaaagacattcagACATTACTGAAGAAATGTGGGAACAAACATTACATACTCAGTGTTAAACAAAGACCTGATAGTGCACAGCTTTTAGAAATGCTTCATATGATTTATACAGTTACTTGTTACTCATTGGAAACATATCAGCAGGCTCAAATGGATGATAGACTTCAACTAAAggccaaaaataaacaattagaGGAAGAAATCAGAACGttgaaaatgattaatgaaAAAG ATGAGACTGAAAGATCAAATACAAACTCTATGAGGATTCTACTTATTGGAAAAACTGGAAATGGGAAAAGTGCCACAGGAAACACTATTCTCAAAAGAAAGGCATTTAAATCTCAAGCCAGTTTTAAATCAGTGACATCCTCTTGTCAGAAGGAGGTGGGGTTTGTTGATGGACATTCAGTCACTGTTGTTGATACACCAGGTCTGTTTGACACACAAGTCTCTACAGAAGAGGTAAAGCAAGAGATAGTGAAGTGCATCAGTCTCCTCTCTCCAGGACCTCATGTGCTCCTTCTGGTGCTTAGAATCGGAAGATTCACTcctgaagaaaaagaaactctGAACCTGATCAAGGAAACGTTTGGGAAGAACGCTGGAATGTTTAGCATCATAATATTCTCTCATGGTGATCAGCTGCAAGATCAGACAATTGAGAGCTGTCTGGAAGAGGCAGATTCAGATATGAAGAAGCTGATCAGAGATTGTGGAGGAAGATATCATGTGATTGACAATACAAAACCAGACAATTCTAAACAAATCACTGACTTGCTGGAAAAAATCAACTGTATGATTGAAAAGAATGGAGGAGGGTGTTACACCAATGAGATGTTTGAAGAATCAGAAGGTGCCATAAAACTAGCAATGGAaagaatattacagaaaaagaaagaagagatggaAAGAGATAACAAACGTTTATGTGACAAACATGCGTTGGAGATGGCAGAGATGAAGAAAAGAATAGCAGAACAAAGAGAGTTAATGGAAAGAGAAAGGAAGGCAAAGGAAGAAGAACTCCAAATCAAGGAAGAGTTCTTGCAAAATGAACTTAAGAGAAGGGATGAACAAGAaaagaaggagaagaaagaaagacaagaagCTGAAGACCTTAGAAGAATAGAAGAGGAGGATACACAGGCACTATGGAAAAGGAAACTACACGAAATAGAAGAGAAACGAAGAAGATTAGAAGAACAGCAACAGAAGAGAGACCAGGAATATAGAGAGaagtatgagagagagaggacagaaaTGGAGGAAATTCATAAAAAGAGACTGAGGAGAGAACATGAAGAAGAATACCAGAAAAGACTTAAAGAGGAGAGGAGTGAATGGGCACTGAAAGAAAAGATGATGGTTGAAGAATTtgaacaagaaaaaagaaaaagagaagaaaaagaacatgAAAGGATTAAGAATGAgcttaaagaaagagagagaatagagagaGAGTATGAGAACAGTAAAATAGAGAtgagaaaacagagagaagaatGGGAAAAATCATGGAATGAAGAATGGGATAAAAGAGTGagagaagagaaggagagaagggatgaagagagagagaaactgagaAAGCTTGAAGAAGCATTTCAGCGAGAGCgtaaagaggaggaggagaagaggaagagagaagatAAAGCCCGACGAGAACAGGAGGAGAAAGAACGAAAAGAAATGGAGGAAGAATATGAAaggaaattaaaagaaatgaagagaaAGTTTGAAGATGAGGCCAGAAAACAAGCAGAGGAATTCAATGATTTCAGAGAGAAATATACTAAAGACTTTCATGTTCTCATGTTAAAGCATAACTTAGAGATGCAAGAGCTAAAGCTAAAGCATGAAAGAGAGAATCAAAAAGAGTGCACCCTATTGAGTGAACTCTCAAAGCAAAAAGTGAAAAGTCTGAATGAAAAAATGGAAGCAATGGAAGAGCAACATCAAAGAGAGGTTGATGACCTGAAGAAGAAGTCCAAATGTGTCATACTGTAA